A genome region from Anastrepha obliqua isolate idAnaObli1 chromosome 4, idAnaObli1_1.0, whole genome shotgun sequence includes the following:
- the LOC129244304 gene encoding uncharacterized protein LOC129244304 — protein MSNSTKTRDSALNAIKRYMAKSIDEAFTMDAENIASYLQLLSEQWVRFNVAQDAVEITCGADVIEIEENVRIQAETWYSTASANFSRVKNCRTNSQDSSTKASVSTVIRLPKMELPTFSGDSTEWIGFFDAFSSLVDNNSALTDGQKLHYLRSCLKGDALKIISGFKICDANYVEAWGLLTSRYKVIRVIVESHLRALAEIKRATHANADAIKGVIDAFQQHIRELKALGRPIEFWDDWLVHEVVSKLAFETRKQWELSLVSDDPPSFEQLITFLEIRCRSLSMFSSSTTSVPIKVKTASSSKSTNVFHTVSKQSNVCAYCSGPHKIYSCEKFRELDLSTKSQFVKQGHICFNCLSSGHYKDRCNSASTCRMCKQRHHTLLHGALQSTTVTAVNNYATHSLCAADATSKVSAKTCEFPASVDVPRVSSCLNSSSNPPIAVERVVLLSTALVKVRDCSGNWQPARALFDSGSHASFVTEACVQRLGLPRSTSEVNITGIGSAQGGRARGEVSLSLSSFSTNQCFTVKTLIMSKITSDLPTQTIATSSWPHIRGLFLADPHFMKPGRVDILIGMDVMDQLICTELRKGPSGAPMAQLTVFGWTLFGSVNGSEPDMPRLQSLHCDVHLDRALNKLWELEEAPQKTYLTHEERYCEDHFETTHRREPNGRFVVELPLKPDVALGESRNFAIRNLLRLERRLACDSDLRLRYNEFMNELIDMKHMQVTSETMNPTYYMPHHPVLKESSTTTKLRVVFNASAKSTSGNSLNDALFIGPQLQEDLYSILLRFRTHRYAVTADVAKMYRQICVSLKHADLQRIVWRSHPSLPIQDFRMVRVTYGVAAASHLAVRSLQQTARDSSNDCARAVSVILKDFYMDDLLTGASSKEELRLLQQNISEILREGGFELRKWASNCAELIASISNASTNISHYIVDDKDVHALGLIWNTEGDYLTFAINLREPPVKLTKRMFLSDASTLFDPLGLLAPATINSKIWFQDIWRTKVGWDDIIPESIATKWLEHRIELKKLAHLKVKRWFGTEVAGSFTQLHVFADASERAYAAVLYARTTQSDGSIIVSLISSKTKVAPLKPTTLPRLELCAAHLAAKLVRSVLHCWSDLRYPLFAWTDSTITLAWLQAHPSRWVTFIANRVADIQEVLPPECWNHVRSEQNPADCASRGITPSELLRHQLWWAGPIFLKSTEQLWKQKKSKEHTTELGIRKSIRAHVINSTDHWSVMTKYSSYSKLRRVISYVLRFLTNIRANRRLNVIKRFGTPSCQELFEAELRLIRYTQQLYFSNEISLCSAKRPIPLRSSLLRLQPFLDGTCVLRVGGRIKNDEIAPDVRHPIILPKNCPLAKLIICEIHKVTLHAGPRIMQTVLQRRYWVIGARSLIRNIYHKCVKCTYLNRNLTTQVMGDLPVIRTTYARCFTHTAVDFAGPYLYKFTQGRGAKATKGYICSFICMCTGAMHLEFVGDLSTPAFLNAFKRFTNRRGFCKVMASDNGTNFVGAEKELRIAFQQCMADIKLRSFFAVSNIEWRFNPPAAPHMGGYWETGVKRVKYHLKRVLGEVPLSYEEFNTLLTEIEACVNSRPLCDNSEAAGDLEVLTPGHFIVGEPLKSIPEPEGQGFRGNLRQRWQAISAMRQHFWRRWRDEYLVSLQRRTKWFRSSRNIEEGDVVAVFNEPNPPTKWTIARVIKCHHGTDGRVRVVTLKTPHGELVRPIVKLCLLPTRGDLFHEETNNLS, from the coding sequence atgtcgaattccaCTAAAACGCGCGATTCCGCTCTCAATGCCATTAAACGGTATATGGCAAAAAGTATTGATGAGGCATTCACTATggatgcagaaaatattgcaagctACCTTCAGTTATTGAGTGAACAGTGGGTTCGTTTTAACGTTGCTCAAGACGCTGTAGAAATTACGTGTGGTGCCgatgttattgaaattgaagaaaatgtgcGTATCCAAGCCGAAACTTGGTACTCTACAGCTTCAGCTAACTTTAGCCGCGTGAAAAATTGTCGTACTAATTCGCAAGATAGCTCCACAAAGGCATCTGTGTCCACGGTTATACGTTTACCGAAAATGGAGTTGCCCACATTCTCCGGTGACTCTACAGAATGGATTGGTTTTTTCGACGCGTTTTCTTCGTTAGTTGATAATAACTCTGCTTTAACAGATGGACAAAAGTTGCACTATCTCCGAAGCTGCTTGAAAGGTGACGCGTTGAAAATTATCagtggttttaaaatatgtgACGCAAATTACGTTGAAGCTTGGGGTCTATTAACATCGCGGTATAAGGTTATTCGTGTAATTGTGGAATCTCATCTTCGCGCGTTGGCTGAAATTAAAAGAGCTACGCATGCCAATGCTGACGCAATCAAAGGTGTAATTGATGCGTTCCAACAGCATATTCGCGAGCTTAAAGCGTTGGGTCGTCCGATTGAGTTTTGGGATGATTGGTTGGTACATGAGGTCGTCAGTAAGTTGGCATTCGAAACGCGTAAGCAGTGGGAGTTATCGCTCGTTAGTGATGATCCTCCATCTTTTGAGcaactaataacatttttagagaTAAGATGCCGATCGTtatcgatgttttcgtcgtcaaCAACATCAGTACCAATTAAGGTTAAAACTGCATCATCAAGCAAGTCGACAAATGTGTTCCACACGGTATCAAAACAAAGTAACGTGTGTGCATATTGTAGTGGACCTCATAAAATTTACagttgtgaaaaatttcgtgaattgGACTTGTCTACAAAATCACAGTTCGTGAAGCAAGGACACATATGCTTCAACTGCTTAAGTTCAGGTCACTATAAAGACCGTTGTAACAGTGCTTCCACTTGCCGCATGTGTAAACAACGTCATCACACTCTGTTGCACGGTGCTTTGCAGTCAACGACCGTTACCGCAGTGAACAATTACGCGACGCATTCGTTATGTGCTGCTGACGCCACATCAAAGGTAAGCGCAAAAACTTGTGAATTTCCAGCAAGCGTCGACGTTCCACGCGTTTCTTCATGCTTGAACTCGAGCTCCAATCCACCCATAGCTGTAGAAAGAGTTGTGCTGTTATCCACCGCATTGGTGAAGGTACGCGACTGCTCTGGTAATTGGCAGCCCGCACGTGCACTTTTCGATTCTGGATCACATGCTTCCTTTGTAACTGAAGCGTGTGTGCAACGCTTAGGCCTGCCGCGATCAACATCTGAAGTTAACATTACTGGAATTGGGTCAGCGCAAGGAGGACGAGCTAGAGGTGAAGTATCACtttctctttcttctttctctACAAATCAATGCTTTACTGTCAAAACGTTAATTATGTCTAAAATTACAAGCGACTTGCCAACACAGACTATAGCTACTTCATCGTGGCCACATATCCGAGGTTTGTTTTTAGCCGATCCCCATTTTATGAAGCCTGGACGGGTCGATATATTGATTGGAATGGACGTTATGGATCAACTGATCTGTACAGAACTTCGTAAGGGTCCATCTGGAGCTCCTATGGCTCAACTGACGGTCTTTGGGTGGACTCTGTTTGGAAGCGTGAATGGATCTGAGCCTGACATGCCACGCTTACAGTCGTTACATTGCGATGTTCATTTGGATCGAGCATTGAACAAGTTATGGGAGTTAGAGGAAGCTCCGCAAAAAACGTATCTTACGCATGAGGAGCGTTACTGTGAAGACCATTTTGAAACAACGCATCGAAGGGAACCTAATGGACGGTTTGTCGTCGAATTGCCGCTGAAGCCCGATGTAGCTCTGGGAGAGTCGCGAAACTTTGCTATCCGGAATTTGTTACGACTTGAAAGAAGACTCGCTTGTGATTCCGATCTTCGTTTACGCTACAATGAATTCATGAATGAACTCATTGATATGAAACATATGCAGGTCACGTCAGAGACTATGAATCCAACGTATTATATGCCTCATCATCCTGTTTTAAAGGAAAGTAGTACCACGACCAAATTGAGGGTTGTATTTAACGCGTCCGCAAAATCAACTTCCGGAAATTCGCTGAATGACGCATTATTTATAGGACCCCAATTGCAGGAAGATTTATACTCCATCTTACTTCGCTTTAGAACACACCGCTATGCTGTAACAGCAGATGTCGCCAAAATGTATCGTCAAATCTGCGTATCCTTAAAACACGCCGATTTGCAACGCATCGTATGGCGTAGCCACCCATCCCTGCCTATCCAAGATTTTCGCATGGTTCGCGTAACGTACGGAGTGGCAGCTGCATCTCATCTAGCTGTCCGATCACTTCAACAGACGGCAAGAGATTCGTCGAATGATTGTGCTAGGGCTGTTAGTGTTATTCTCAAGGATTTTTACATGGATGATCTACTTACTGGTGCATCTAGTAAAGAAGAACTTCGAttgttgcagcaaaatatttccgaaatatTGAGGGAAGGGGGGTTTGAACTTCGTAAGTGGGCATCGAACTGCGCTGAGCTAATCGCAAGCATTTCTAATGCATCTACGAACATATCACATTATATTGTCGACGATAAGGATGTTCACGCTTTAGGTCTTATCTGGAACACAGAAGGAGACTATCTCACGTTTGCTATTAACTTGAGGGAACCGCCAGTTAAGTTGACCAAGCGCATGTTTCTATCAGATGCAAGTACGCTCTTCGATCCTCTGGGCCTGCTTGCTCCCGCtactataaattcaaaaatttggtttcaagaCATATGGCGCACTAAGGTAGGTTGGGATGATATCATTCCTGAGTCTATCGCAACGAAGTGGTTGGAGCATCGCATAGAACTCAAGAAACTGGCACATTTGAAGGTGAAACGTTGGTTTGGTACTGAAGTAGCTGGGTCATTTACGCAATTGCACGTATTCGCAGACGCGTCCGAGCGGGCTTACGCCGCCGTTTTGTATGCACGAACAACACAAAGCGACGGTAGCATTATTGTGTCATTAATTTCGTCGAAAACCAAGGTAGCTCCGCTTAAGCCGACAACGTTGCCACGTCTTGAATTATGCGCCGCTCATCTTGCTGCTAAACTAGTGCGAAGCGTGCTGCACTGCTGGTCTGATCTCCGTTATCCGCTTTTCGCTTGGACTGACTCTACTATAACATTGGCATGGTTACAAGCTCACCCCAGCAGATGGGTGACATTTATAGCCAACCGCGTCGCTGATATTCAAGAAGTTTTGCCTCCCGAATGTTGGAACCACGTTCGTTCTGAACAGAATCCTGCAGATTGTGCTTCAAGAGGTATAACTCCCTCCGAATTATTACGTCATCAATTGTGGTGGGCTGGTCCTATTTTCCTGAAAAGCACTGAACAATTGTGGAAGCAGAAAAAATCTAAAGAGCACACTACAGAGCTGGGCATACGAAAGAGTATTCGTGCCCATGTGATTAATTCTACAGATCATTGGTCCGTGATGACAAAATACTCATCGTATTCTAAGCTGCGTCGAGTTATTTCCtatgttttacgttttttgacTAACATTCGGGCTAACAGACGGCTTAATGTTATAAAGCGTTTTGGTACACCGAGTTGCCAAGAGTTATTTGAAGCTGAACTTCGCCTAATAAGGTATACGCAAcagttatatttttctaatgaaatttctcTTTGCAGCGCTAAAAGACCAATCCCACTTCGCAGTAGTCTTTTGCGTCTGCAGCCCTTTCTGGATGGGACTTGTGTTCTACGTGTTGGAGGAAGAATAAAAAACGATGAAATCGCTCCAGATGTTAGGCATCCCATTATCTTGCCTAAGAATTGTCCGCTTGCTAAGTTAATAATCTGCGAAATACACAAGGTCACTTTGCACGCTGGGCCCCGAATTATGCAAACTGTCTTACAACGTCGTTATTGGGTTATCGGCGCTCGTAGCTTGATCCGTAATATATACCATAAGTGCGTGAAATGCACTTATTTGAACCGCAATCTTACCACACAAGTCATGGGTGATCTACCTGTCATTCGTACAACCTACGCCCGTTGTTTTACTCACACTGCTGTTGACTTCGCTGGACCTTACCTCTACAAATTCACCCAAGGAAGAGGAGCTAAGGCTACCAAAGGCTACATTTGTTCGTTTATTTGTATGTGCACTGGTGCGATGCAtctcgaatttgttggtgaCCTGTCAACACCAGCTTTCctaaatgcgtttaaaaggttCACCAATCGTCGAGGATTTTGTAAGGTCATGGCATCAGATAACGGTACAAATTTCGTTGGAGCCGAGAAGGAGTTGCGCATTGCATTTCAACAGTGCATGGCTGATATTAAACTTCGCTCTTTCTTTGCGGTCTCGAATATCGAATGGCGATTTAATCCACCGGCTGCACCCCATATGGGAGGTTACTGGGAGACCGGAGTTAAACGTGTTAAGTATCATTTAAAACGCGTATTAGGAGAAGTTCCACTATCATACGAAGAGTTCAACACACTTTTGACTGAAATAGAAGCTTGCGTAAACTCTCGTCCACTCTGTGACAACTCTGAAGCTGCTGGTGACTTAGAAGTTTTAACTCCCGGACATTTCATAGTCGGTGAACCGCTGAAGTCAATACCGGAACCTGAGGGTCAAGGGTTTCGTGGAAATCTTCGACAGCGatggcaagcaatttctgccatgagacaaCATTTCTGGCGTCGTTGGAGAGACGAGTACCTCGTGAGCTTACAACGTCGCACTAAATGGTTTCGTTCTTCACGCAACATTGAAGAAGGGGATGTGGTTGCTGTATTCAACGAGCCTAATCCTCCGACGAAGTGGACGATTGCACGAGTGATCAAATGCCATCATGGCACCGatggacgcgtaagagtagttacGTTGAAAACACCGCATGGCGAATTGGTTCGCCCTATAGTCAAACTTTGCCTTTTGCCAACGAGAGGAGATTTATTTCATGAAGAAACTAATAACTTATCGTAA